The following proteins are encoded in a genomic region of Hemibagrus wyckioides isolate EC202008001 linkage group LG29, SWU_Hwy_1.0, whole genome shotgun sequence:
- the pdlim3a gene encoding PDZ and LIM domain protein 3a, with translation MYTHTHTAKDMAQCVVLDGPAPWGFRLIGGKDFNQPLTIGKISPGSKASMVDLSPGDLILAIDGVSTSNMMHCEAQTRMKQATRQLSLTIQRPKIRLWSPRVREEDRVHPFKMNLEAERQDYKPIGTGHNRRAAPFVAAANIDDKRQVVSSAYNSPIGLYSSGNIQDALHGQLRGLIHSKPESPKRLTSIEESDVYRMLQKEEGEQEPHEPRQSGSFKALQDYINNEGTIPLVTKAVQAPITKPLSPGGNLHKLPMCDKCGNGIVGMVVKVHDKYRHPGCFVCSDCEENLKQKGYFFIDDELYCETHAHAHGKPPESPDL, from the exons atgtacacacacacacacactgcaaaggACATGGCACAATGTGTGGTACTGGACGGACCTGCACCGTGGGGCTTCCGGCTGATTGGAGGAAAAGATTTCAACCAACCCCTTACTATCGgcaag ATATCTCCAGGAAGCAAGGCCTCCATGGTAGACCTCTCTCCTGGTGACCTTATCCTGGCTATAGATGGCGTCTCCACCAGCAACATGATGCACTGTGAGGCTCAGACTCGCATGAAGCAGGCCACACGCCAGCTCAGCTTAACCAtccagag GCCAAAAATCAGACTGTGGTCACCTCGAGTCAGAGAAGAAGACAGAGTGCATCCATTTAAAATGAACCTGGAGGCAGAGAGGCAG GATTACAAACCAATAGGCACAGGCCATAACCGGCGGGCGGCACCTTTTGTGGCAGCAGCCAACATTGACGACAAGCGACAGGTGGTCAGCTCCGCCTACAACTCTCCCATTGGTCTGTATTCTTCTGGTAATATCCAGGACGCCTTACATGGTCAGCTCAGGGGCCTAATACACAGCAAGCCGGAGAG tcccAAGAGGCTCACATCTATAGAAGAATCAGACGTGTATCGCATGCTACAGAAGGAAGAGGGAGAGCAGGAGCCTCATGAACCCCGCCAATCAGGATCCTTCAAAGCCTTACAGGACTACATCAACAATGAag GAACAATTCCACTCGTGACGAAGGCGGTGCAAGCTCCCATCACTAAACCTCTCTCACCTGGGGGAAACCTGCACAAACTGCCCATGTGTGACAAGTGTGGTAACGgcatagt tgggaTGGTGGTGAAAGTTCACGATAAGTATCGGCACCCTGGCTGTTTCGTCTGCTCGGACTGTGAGGAGAACCTGAAGCAAAAAGGTTACTTCTTCATAGACGATGAGCTCTACTGCGAAACTCATGCACATGCTCATGGAAAACCTCCTGAAAGTCCAGACCTGTAg
- the si:dkey-256e7.8 gene encoding uncharacterized protein si:dkey-256e7.8: protein MHKVSPEKASGGGDVLDQKSQRVCDVEKLMDHLQNTLVSIEEENLHSNKKLQPIQGQYYNLRVRCNEDKCGEVEKDHEVEEKKGEEFSSDRRDSHLVQEDNILKHDHLEKQKPSDKVVLLHEDPSPLPKELDQKPFANSQEEMSFDTVAWLQKENRVLRESLEQSSLVSMKVLGRVENLTEQQVELERCLFTLQTEKSLLQDEMRTLHQEYISLCQKVKLQLREGATSQTERDASGLIQNPRGSTHHSPPQRPATLGEMAEEPADLMTDDP from the exons ATGCATAAAGTCTCACCTGAGAAAGCTTCTGGTGGTGGAGATGTTTTAGACCAGAAATCTCAAAGAGTTTGCGATGTGGAAAAGCTGATGGACCATCTGCAGAACACTCTGGTGTCCATCGAGGAGGAGAATCTGCACTCGAATAAAAAATTACAACCTATTCAAGGTCAATACTACAATCTCAGAGTCAGGTGTAATGAAGATAAGTGTGGAGAAGTGGAGAAGGACCACGAAGTGGAGGAGAAGAAAGGTGAGGAGTTCAGCAGCGACCGAAGGGACAGCCATCTTGTACAGGAAGACAACATCCTGAAACATGATCACTTGGAGAAACAGAAGCCCTCAGACAAGGTGGTCCTCCTCCACGAAGACCCGAGCCCTCTACCAAAGGAACTTGACCAGAAACCTTTTGCTAACTCTCAGGAGGAGATGAGTTTTGACACTGTGGCCTGGTTACAGAAGGAGAACAGGGTGCTGAGGGAGAGCCTGGAGCAGAGCTCCTTGGTGTCCATGAAGGTTTTGGGAAGAGTGGAGAACTTAACGGAGCAGCAGGTGGAACTGGAGCGTTGCCTTTTCACCCTCCAGACTGAGAAGTCTCTTCTGCAGGATGAAATGAGGACGCTCCATCAAGAGTACATCAGCCTCTGTCAGAAAGTGAAGCTGCAGCTGAGGGAAGGAGCCACGTCTCAGACAGAAAGGGATGCTTCTGGTTTAATCCAAAACCCAAGAGGATCTACACACCACAGTCCTCCGCAGAGACCTGCTACTTTGGG AGAGATGGCAGAGGAACCTGCTGACCTGATGACAGATGACCCCTAA
- the ufsp2 gene encoding ufm1-specific protease 2, translated as MVLTENSDFIFRLKGVLEFFCQLGGSNEAHGQSSISKAFQALRSRISSESLVFMVCNSPILLWPNKTFHSSLESVREETPCRDIQQHIELEDGANRKSSKRRDKKDAGPILVNLKLLMEVTESEHSGALSLCRVTNKQQFVMMPLCMDCVIDAGGHDMLGSVCSGLVEALRAQLSDMEQTVLRYRKDRTLPVPQPFHFSLPASERLLTVIYPAGVTDDQLLSVREELHRKHDLPSDRPYFRRANAFHFPGEAYKDGYLRNPHTHLSAPSIEDGKLFVVRGVYSYHHYMQDRVDDNGWGCAYRSLQTICSWFQQQGYTERSVPTHKQIQQALVDVGDKEPSFLGSRQWIGSIEVQAVLNQLLGVNSKILFVSRGSELGSKGRELATHFQTEGTPIMIGGGVLAHTILGVAWSETSGQIRFLILDPHYTGGEDLQTITDKGWCGWKGPEFWDQNAYYNLCLPQTPKII; from the exons ATG GTCCTGACAGAGAACAGTGACTTTATTTTTCGTCTAAAAGGAGTTTTGGAGTTTTTTTGCCAGCTTGGCGGCTCCAATG AAGCCCACGGACAGAGCTCCATCTCCAAAGCCTTCCAGGCTCTCCGCTCCAGAATATCGTCAGAGAGtctggtgttcatggtgtgtaaCAGCCCCATCCTGCTGTGGCCTAACAAGACTTTTCACTCCTCCCTGGAGAGTGTGAGGGAGGAAACGCCGTGCAGAGACATCCAGCAGCACATAGA GCTGGAAGATGGGGCGAACCGGAAGTCCTCGAAAAGAAGGGATAAAAAAGATGCCGGTCCT ATTTTGGTGAACCTGAAGCTCCTGATGGAGGTCACGGAGTCAGAACACAGCGGTGCATTGAGTCTGTGTAGAGTGACGAACAAGCAGCAGTTTGTGATGATGCCTCTCTGTATGGACTGCGTGATCGACGCAGGCGGCCATGATATGCTCGGCTC tgtgtgttcaggcctGGTGGAGGCGCTGCGTGCTCAGCTCTCAGACATGGAGCAAACGGTGCTCAGATACAGGAAGGACAGAACTCTGCCTGTACCTCAGCCTTTTCACTTTTCACTACCGGCGTCCGAGCGCCTGCTCACTGTTATTTATCCTGCAGGAGTTACGGACGATCAGCTGCTGTCTGTCAGAGag GAGCTGCACAGGAAGCACGACTTGCCCAGTGACCGTCCGTATTTCCGGCGAGCCAACGCCTTCCACTTCCCGGGCGAGGCGTATAAAGATGGCTACCTGcgcaatcctcacacacacctcagcgcTCCCAGCATAGAGGACGGCAAG CTGTTCGTGGTGCGAGGAGTGTACAGCTATCATCACTACATGCAGGACCGCGTGGACGATAACGGCTGGGGCTGCGCCTACCGCTCGCTGCAGACCATCTGCTCCTGGTTCCAGCAGCAGGGCTACACTGAGAGAAGCGTCCCCACACACAAGCAGATACAGCAg gctctGGTGGACGTAGGTGATAAGGAACCTTCCTTCTTGGGTTCTCGTCAGTGGATCGGCTCAATCGAGGTGCAGGCTGTTCTCAACCAGCTGCTGGGGGTCAACTCGAAGATCCtgtttgtgag TCGTGGATCTGAGCTGGGTTCCAAAGGCCGAGAGCTGGCCACTCACTTCCAGACCGAGGGCACACCCATCATGATCG GAGGGGGCGTCCTGGCGCACACTATCCTCGGCGTGGCCTGGAGCGAGACCAGCGGGCAGATCCGTTTCCTCATCCTGGATCCACACTACACAGGAGGGGAGGACCTACAGACCATCACGGATAAG ggatggTGTGGATGGAAGGGACCTGAATTCTGGGATCAGAACGCCTACTACAACCTCTGCCTTCCCCAAACGCCAAAAATCATCTGA